The Primulina tabacum isolate GXHZ01 chromosome 16, ASM2559414v2, whole genome shotgun sequence genome window below encodes:
- the LOC142529297 gene encoding NADP-dependent glyceraldehyde-3-phosphate dehydrogenase yields the protein MAGSGAFAEILDGDVYKYYADGEWKKSTSGKSVAIINPTTRTTQYKVQACTQQEVNKVIETAKVAQKSWARTPLWKRAELLHKAAAILKEHKTPIAEALVKEIAKPAKDSLIEVVRSGDLISYCAEEGVRILGEGTFLVSDSFPGNERTKYCLTSKIPLGVVLAIPPFNYPVNLAVSKIGPALIAGNSLVLKPPTQGAVACLHMVHCFHLAGFPKGLISCITGKGSEIGDFLTMHPGVNCISFTGGDTGIAISKKAGMVPLQMELGGKDACIVLEDADLDLVAANIVKGGFSYSGQRCTAVKVVLVMESVADKLVEKVKSRMAKLTIGAPEDDCDITPVVSESSANFIEGLVMDAKKKEATFCQEYKREGNLIWPLLLDHVRPDMRIAWEEPFGPVLPVIRIGSIEEGIHHCNASNFGLQGCIFTNDINKAMLISDAMETGTVQINSSPARGPDHFPFQGIKDSGIGSQGITNSINMMTKVKSTVINLPSPSYTMG from the exons ATGGCGGGGAGTGGAGCTTTTGCGGAGATATTGGACGGAGATGTGTACAAGTACTACGCTGACGGGGAGTGGAAGAAGTCTACTTCTGGAAAGTCAGTGGCTATCATTAATCCGACCACAAGAACTACTCAGTACAAGGTTCAAG CTTGTACGCAACAAGAGGTGAACAAGGTTATTGAAACTGCAAAAGTTGCACAGAAATCATGGGCCAGGACCCCTCTCTGGAAACGTGCGGAGCTCCTTCACAAAGCTGCTGCTATCCTCAAAGAGCACAAAACCCCAATTGCGGAGGCTTTAGTCAAAGAAATAGCGAAACCAGCAAAGGATTCTCTTATTGAG GTTGTCAGGTCTGGAGATCTTATTTCTTATTGTGCTGAGGAAGGAGTCAGAATTTTGGGAGAGGGAACATTCCTGGTATCCGATAGTTTCCCAGGGAATGAAAGAACCAAATATTGCCTCACTTCTAAG ATTCCACTTGGTGTCGTTTTGGCAATCCCCCCTTTTAACTATCCTGTAAACCTCGCTGTCTCCAAAATCGGTCCTGCACTCATTGCCGGAAATTCCTTAGTCCTCAAGCCTCCAACTCAG GGTGCAGTTGCTTGCCTTCACATGGTACACTGCTTTCACTTAGCCGGATTTCCGAAAGGCCTTATTAGTTGCATCACAGGAAAAGGCTCTGAAATTGGTGATTTCTTGACAATGCATCCTGGGGTAAACTGCATAAG CTTCACAGGAGGTGACACTGGCATTGCGATTTCAAAGAAAGCCGGGATGGTTCCTTTGCAGATGGAGCTAGGCGGAAAAGATGCTTGTATTGTGCTTGAGGATGCTGATTTAGATTTGGTTGCTGCTAACATTGTAAAAGGAGGCTTCTCTTATAG TGGTCAGAGGTGCACTGCTGTGAAAGTGGTCTTGGTGATGGAATCGGTGGCTGACAAACTCGTTGAGAAAGTGAAATCGAGAATGGCTAAATTGACGATCGGTGCACCGGAGGATGACTGTGATATCACCCCAGTCGTCTCAGAATCGTCTGCAAACTTTATCGAGGGACTTGTCATGGATGCCAAAAAGAAAGAAGCAACGTTTTGCCAAGAGTACAAGAGGGAGGGAAATCTCATTTGGCCGTTGCTATTGGATCACGTGAGACCGGACATGAGGATAGCGTGGGAGGAGCCGTTTGGACCTGTTTTACCGGTCATTAGGATCGGTTCTATTGAGGAAGGTATCCATCACTGCAATGCAAGCAACTTTGGTCTCCAG GGCTGTATCTTTACCAATGATATCAACAAGGCAATGTTGATAAGCGATGCCATGGAGACTGGGACCGTTCAAATCAACTCGTCTCCGGCTAGGGGTCCGGATCATTTCCCTTTCCAG GGTATCAAGGACAGTGGAATAGGATCTCAAGGCATCACAAACAGTATCAACATGATGACCAAAGTGAAAAGCACTGTAATAAACTTGCCGTCTCCTTCGTACACTATGGGCTAG
- the LOC142529928 gene encoding bHLH transcription factor RHL1-like isoform X2, giving the protein MQPTSGELPEMNNLNPLVSLHDSQMSTSSHFDPTSSHDDFLDQMFSSVPSSASSFPWPDDHAPPPPCHLEDQSTALLVSKLRQQQISNGAAKALLLQHQLMLSRGLAVDDLHSPFGADIEFLNVPHADQDDVVDGSCYKSANLDHEASIKALFNGFTGSIGHSSNQPQHLLHSQKFGGPAVPEMNQPAASGTSGGGTAGQPKQRVRARRGQATDPHSIAERLRRERIAERMKSLQELVPNANKTDKASMLDEIIDYVKFLQLQVKVLSMSRLGGAAAVNPLVPDISSEGGRNGNGTQTALSSNNDGMTVTEHQVAKLMEEDMGSAMQYLQGKGLCLMPISLATAISTTTCRTRSHHPLASASNNPLNSEAAGPTSPSMSALTVQSATIAANGGGETSLKDVNSVSKP; this is encoded by the exons ATGCAACCCACTAGCGGAGAATTGCCGGAAATGAACAATCTCAACCCACTGGTGTCTCTTCACGATTCCCAGATGTCAACGTCTTCCCACTTCGATCCAACGTCGTCCCACGACGATTTTCTCGACCAAATGTTCTCTTCCGTTCCTTCTTCTGCCTCTTCCTTCCCCTGGCCTGACGACCACGCACCGCCGCCACCGTGTCACTTGGAGGACCAGTCGACGGCGCTGTTGGTGTCGAAGCTCAGGCAGCAGCAGATAAGCAACGGCGCTGCCAAGGCTTTGCTGCTTCAGCATCAGTTGATGCTCTCCCGAGGTCTCGCCGTCGATGACCTCCATTCTCCGTTCGGTGCCGATATTGAGTTTCTCAATGTCCCCCATGCTGATCAAGACGACGTCGTTGACGGTTCCTGCTACAAATCTGCTAACCTT GATCATGAAGCCTCAATCAAAGCTCTATTCAATGGCTTCACCGGATCAATCGGCCATTCTTCAAATCAGCCTCAACATCTCCTCCATTCCCAG AAATTCGGTGGACCGGCGGTGCCGGAGATGAATCAACCGGCGGCGAGCGGTACGAGCGGTGGTGGGACTGCAGGACAGCCTAAGCAGAGGGTGAGGGCCAGGCGAGGACAGGCCACTGACCCCCACAGCATCGCCGAAAGA TTACGGAGAGAGAGAATCGCGGAGAGGATGAAGTCGTTGCAGGAGCTCGTACCTAATGCTAACAAG ACAGACAAAGCCTCAATGCTGGATGAGATCATCGACTATGTCAAATTCCTACAGCTCCAAGTCAAA GTTCTGAGCATGAGCAGATTGGGTGGTGCTGCAGCTGTTAACCCCCTAGTTCCCGATATCTCCTCCGAG GGAGGGAGGAATGGTAACGGAACACAAACGGCGTTATCGTCAAACAACGACGGAATGACGGTTACGGAGCACCAGGTGGCGAAGCTGATGGAGGAAGACATGGGTTCCGCCATGCAGTATCTTCAAGGGAAAGGTCTTTGCCTCATGCCAATCTCGCTCGCAACCGCCATCTCCACGACCACATGTCGCACCAGGAGCCACCACCCCTTGGCCTCCGCCTCCAACAACCCACTAAACTCCGAGGCTGCTGGCCCCACCTCCCCTAGCATGTCGGCTTTGACCGTACAATCCGCCACCATTGCCGCTAACGGCGGCGGGGAAACCTCCCTCAAAGACGTCAATTCTGTTTCCAAGCCGTGA
- the LOC142529928 gene encoding bHLH transcription factor RHL1-like isoform X1 encodes MQPTSGELPEMNNLNPLVSLHDSQMSTSSHFDPTSSHDDFLDQMFSSVPSSASSFPWPDDHAPPPPCHLEDQSTALLVSKLRQQQISNGAAKALLLQHQLMLSRGLAVDDLHSPFGADIEFLNVPHADQDDVVDGSCYKSANLDHEASIKALFNGFTGSIGHSSNQPQHLLHSQDGALHSQKFGGPAVPEMNQPAASGTSGGGTAGQPKQRVRARRGQATDPHSIAERLRRERIAERMKSLQELVPNANKTDKASMLDEIIDYVKFLQLQVKVLSMSRLGGAAAVNPLVPDISSEGGRNGNGTQTALSSNNDGMTVTEHQVAKLMEEDMGSAMQYLQGKGLCLMPISLATAISTTTCRTRSHHPLASASNNPLNSEAAGPTSPSMSALTVQSATIAANGGGETSLKDVNSVSKP; translated from the exons ATGCAACCCACTAGCGGAGAATTGCCGGAAATGAACAATCTCAACCCACTGGTGTCTCTTCACGATTCCCAGATGTCAACGTCTTCCCACTTCGATCCAACGTCGTCCCACGACGATTTTCTCGACCAAATGTTCTCTTCCGTTCCTTCTTCTGCCTCTTCCTTCCCCTGGCCTGACGACCACGCACCGCCGCCACCGTGTCACTTGGAGGACCAGTCGACGGCGCTGTTGGTGTCGAAGCTCAGGCAGCAGCAGATAAGCAACGGCGCTGCCAAGGCTTTGCTGCTTCAGCATCAGTTGATGCTCTCCCGAGGTCTCGCCGTCGATGACCTCCATTCTCCGTTCGGTGCCGATATTGAGTTTCTCAATGTCCCCCATGCTGATCAAGACGACGTCGTTGACGGTTCCTGCTACAAATCTGCTAACCTT GATCATGAAGCCTCAATCAAAGCTCTATTCAATGGCTTCACCGGATCAATCGGCCATTCTTCAAATCAGCCTCAACATCTCCTCCATTCCCAG gatgGAGCATTGCATTCCCAGAAATTCGGTGGACCGGCGGTGCCGGAGATGAATCAACCGGCGGCGAGCGGTACGAGCGGTGGTGGGACTGCAGGACAGCCTAAGCAGAGGGTGAGGGCCAGGCGAGGACAGGCCACTGACCCCCACAGCATCGCCGAAAGA TTACGGAGAGAGAGAATCGCGGAGAGGATGAAGTCGTTGCAGGAGCTCGTACCTAATGCTAACAAG ACAGACAAAGCCTCAATGCTGGATGAGATCATCGACTATGTCAAATTCCTACAGCTCCAAGTCAAA GTTCTGAGCATGAGCAGATTGGGTGGTGCTGCAGCTGTTAACCCCCTAGTTCCCGATATCTCCTCCGAG GGAGGGAGGAATGGTAACGGAACACAAACGGCGTTATCGTCAAACAACGACGGAATGACGGTTACGGAGCACCAGGTGGCGAAGCTGATGGAGGAAGACATGGGTTCCGCCATGCAGTATCTTCAAGGGAAAGGTCTTTGCCTCATGCCAATCTCGCTCGCAACCGCCATCTCCACGACCACATGTCGCACCAGGAGCCACCACCCCTTGGCCTCCGCCTCCAACAACCCACTAAACTCCGAGGCTGCTGGCCCCACCTCCCCTAGCATGTCGGCTTTGACCGTACAATCCGCCACCATTGCCGCTAACGGCGGCGGGGAAACCTCCCTCAAAGACGTCAATTCTGTTTCCAAGCCGTGA